From Caldicellulosiruptor hydrothermalis 108, a single genomic window includes:
- a CDS encoding TIGR02677 family protein, protein MINSFQAPLLGKLKYFEYLTAPNSERYRTIMRYCFLCHLEYKNRLTKEEIFTFLKSFPQFADYTEQMCEQDLKSLVEWGNLNSIQDTSKTRTVEEFKNKRFLYELTHIGLKIERFLFELETQEDTKAELNPKHIEKIFLLLQQVDSVLQDPQKRAVDWWDELTSSFEEIENSYSEYISMLKSYEAENLMIKENFLEYKSKLVQYLYNFYIIFQNYLPKIRSIFLQLENSKVEKLLNYIIAQEKEHPKNIFKDPESIERNIKARFDNIKLWFVAPHGQAEKLSDQIQGLIRKVSDLAARLSEMSSVKVNRQEEYKHLAKIFSNLDLATCHKLSSVVFGVLLPRYIAAEEKRQSELASLSILDVPPMKSLLKSRGRLVREKSKVLPASEFSEDKKKRFEEYKKKIEEEEKLVAQLIKDGKIEFENLPVLTPQVRKKLLVWLSRGLSSGFGNTDSGKKFKVVKPKDGRYCVLKSTDGELEMPAYVIEFVE, encoded by the coding sequence ATGATAAATAGTTTTCAAGCTCCACTTTTGGGCAAACTCAAATATTTTGAGTACCTCACAGCACCTAACTCAGAAAGATACAGAACAATCATGAGATATTGTTTTTTGTGTCATTTAGAATACAAAAACAGGCTGACAAAAGAAGAGATATTCACCTTTTTAAAAAGTTTTCCACAGTTTGCAGACTACACAGAGCAGATGTGCGAACAAGATTTGAAAAGTCTTGTTGAGTGGGGAAATTTAAATTCAATTCAGGACACTTCAAAGACCAGAACTGTTGAGGAGTTTAAAAACAAAAGATTTTTATATGAACTTACACATATCGGACTTAAGATTGAAAGGTTTTTGTTTGAACTTGAAACTCAAGAGGATACAAAAGCAGAGCTAAATCCCAAACACATTGAAAAGATATTTCTCTTGCTTCAGCAGGTGGACAGTGTATTGCAAGACCCGCAAAAAAGAGCAGTTGACTGGTGGGATGAGCTAACAAGCTCTTTTGAGGAGATTGAAAATAGCTATTCTGAATATATTTCAATGTTAAAGTCGTATGAGGCTGAAAATCTCATGATAAAAGAGAATTTTTTAGAGTACAAATCAAAGCTTGTACAGTACCTTTACAACTTCTATATTATATTTCAGAACTATCTTCCAAAAATAAGATCCATCTTTTTGCAATTAGAAAACTCTAAGGTTGAAAAGCTTTTGAACTATATAATCGCTCAGGAAAAGGAACATCCCAAAAACATATTCAAAGACCCAGAGAGTATAGAAAGAAATATAAAAGCAAGGTTTGACAATATAAAACTCTGGTTTGTTGCTCCTCATGGCCAGGCAGAAAAACTTTCTGACCAGATTCAGGGGCTTATAAGAAAAGTGTCTGACCTTGCAGCAAGGCTTTCAGAGATGTCGAGTGTCAAAGTAAACAGGCAGGAAGAGTACAAACACTTAGCTAAAATATTCTCAAACCTTGATTTAGCTACATGTCACAAGCTTTCTTCAGTTGTGTTTGGTGTGCTTTTGCCGCGATACATTGCAGCCGAGGAAAAAAGACAAAGCGAACTTGCAAGTCTTAGCATTCTTGATGTTCCACCAATGAAGAGTTTGCTTAAATCAAGAGGAAGGCTTGTGAGGGAAAAGAGTAAAGTTTTGCCGGCATCTGAATTTTCTGAAGACAAGAAAAAAAGGTTTGAGGAGTATAAAAAGAAAATTGAAGAAGAAGAAAAGCTTGTTGCTCAGCTTATAAAAGATGGAAAAATTGAGTTTGAAAATCTTCCTGTTTTGACTCCACAGGTGAGGAAGAAACTTTTGGTGTGGCTTTCAAGAGGACTATCATCAGGTTTTGGTAATACAGACTCAGGGAAAAAATTTAAAGTTGTAAAACCAAAGGATGGGAGATATTGTGTTTTAAAATCAACAGATGGCGAGCTTGAAATGCCAGCGTATGTGATTGAGTTTGTCGAATAA
- a CDS encoding TIGR02678 family protein encodes MQSALLKLLENFWILKEKDVESYYECKNIGKDLKDFIVTKLGLKFYATSDMVRLEKVPLVPREYMGIMEFEEPKDYVFFCLVLAFLEDKGKDTQFLLEDITQYIRSNYPYEEIDWTMYSDRRSLIRVLKFCEKMGLIKIDDGNQELFVERADVDVLYESTGLSKYFMRTFPKSFVEYSSAEEILNSEFEFTNGLSDQITDIKRIKAYRGLLIDGIVDFESEAPLYYIKRQKTTILQDLEKFLPELELHLFKSFAYISVEGDCRYTYPDNSNMCDVLLLCSKEILERVEKGELRLSPSHEMLEISLDHFKLIIDDVRKKYGNFWNKEWREKSTEKIFEELLEFLQLHNFAKTNDDGYLVISPIFLRVVGEYQDYDTNGQLSEKNNSTEKAFEDIEDINVDGGLYFEDEQGK; translated from the coding sequence ATGCAAAGTGCACTTTTAAAATTGCTTGAAAACTTTTGGATTTTAAAAGAAAAAGACGTTGAAAGCTATTATGAGTGTAAAAACATTGGCAAAGACTTAAAAGACTTTATAGTCACAAAACTGGGACTTAAGTTCTATGCTACATCTGACATGGTCAGACTTGAAAAGGTACCACTTGTTCCAAGAGAGTACATGGGTATTATGGAGTTTGAAGAGCCAAAAGACTATGTGTTTTTCTGTCTTGTTCTTGCATTTTTAGAGGACAAAGGAAAAGATACTCAGTTTTTGCTTGAGGATATCACCCAGTATATACGGTCGAATTATCCTTACGAGGAAATTGACTGGACTATGTATTCTGATAGAAGGTCACTTATAAGAGTTCTTAAGTTTTGCGAAAAGATGGGGCTAATTAAAATAGATGATGGCAATCAAGAGTTGTTTGTGGAAAGAGCTGATGTAGATGTACTTTATGAATCAACAGGGCTATCAAAATACTTTATGAGGACATTTCCTAAAAGCTTTGTTGAGTATTCGTCAGCTGAAGAAATTTTAAACAGCGAGTTTGAGTTTACAAATGGACTTTCTGACCAAATCACTGATATAAAGAGAATAAAAGCATACAGAGGACTTTTGATAGATGGCATTGTGGATTTTGAGAGTGAAGCGCCACTTTATTACATTAAAAGACAAAAGACAACAATTTTACAAGACCTTGAAAAGTTTTTGCCAGAGCTTGAACTTCACCTGTTCAAGTCGTTTGCATATATTAGCGTTGAGGGAGACTGCAGATATACTTATCCTGACAATTCAAATATGTGCGATGTGCTGCTTTTGTGTTCAAAAGAGATTCTTGAAAGGGTAGAAAAAGGTGAGTTGAGACTTTCACCTTCACATGAGATGCTTGAAATTTCGCTTGACCATTTTAAGCTAATTATAGATGATGTCAGAAAAAAATACGGAAATTTTTGGAACAAAGAGTGGAGGGAAAAGTCAACAGAGAAAATATTTGAAGAGCTTTTAGAGTTTTTACAGCTTCACAATTTTGCAAAGACAAATGACGATGGATATCTTGTCATATCCCCTATTTTTTTAAGAGTTGTTGGTGAGTATCAGGACTATGATACAAATGGTCAGCTTTCCGAGAAAAATAACAGCACCGAGAAAGCTTTTGAGGATATAGAGGATATAAATGTGGATGGAGGTTTATATTTTGAAGATGAGCAAGGAAAATAG
- a CDS encoding coiled-coil domain-containing protein, producing MDEIKQMLTLVLEKVDSIDKGLEEVKQRLDKVEERLDRVEERLNKVEERLDRVEERLDAVERRIDALEKRVAKLEVETTKNSIMLEDLKRKLELMAEIQQSHFEQDKREHEELRRYVDGRFAVIEFAIKQLSSDMEEMKKDIKELKENRVKIEVFYEILGRHEVEISNLKKAVFSAN from the coding sequence ATGGATGAGATCAAACAAATGTTAACTCTTGTCTTAGAAAAGGTTGACAGCATTGATAAAGGCTTAGAAGAAGTAAAACAAAGACTTGATAAGGTAGAAGAAAGACTTGACAGAGTTGAAGAAAGACTTAACAAGGTAGAAGAAAGGCTTGACAGGGTAGAAGAAAGGCTTGATGCAGTAGAAAGAAGAATTGATGCTCTTGAGAAGAGGGTTGCCAAGCTTGAGGTTGAGACAACCAAGAATTCTATTATGCTTGAAGACCTCAAGAGAAAACTTGAGCTTATGGCAGAAATTCAGCAGTCTCACTTTGAGCAAGACAAGCGTGAACATGAAGAGCTGAGAAGATATGTTGATGGCAGATTTGCTGTTATTGAGTTTGCTATAAAACAGCTTTCAAGCGATATGGAAGAGATGAAAAAGGATATAAAAGAGTTAAAAGAAAACAGAGTAAAGATTGAGGTTTTTTATGAAATCCTTGGCAGGCATGAGGTTGAAATCAGCAATCTAAAAAAAGCTGTGTTTTCAGCAAATTAG
- a CDS encoding TIGR02680 family protein, whose amino-acid sequence MSKENRWVMNRAGVFNYWYYDEEYFDFYDGRMLIRGANASGKSVTMQSFITLLLDGNYHPSRLDSFGSNARKLEDYVLGDQGPGQKNEAIAYLFLEFKKQNVFVSVGMGIRAKRGTSPDTWYFVLTDGRRFGVDIFFYEKIGDQKIPLTKKKFENLIGDGGKVFTSRKDYMEEVNKILFGFENIEDFENLIDLIVRIRTPKLSRDIKPDTVCRMLQESLPALSESDLRSLSDSIENMDKIQTELKNLEIIKDVLEKLKKVYDEYNQLLLAQSILSVLEKSKEYLSLKKELEKAQTEVEKNREEKLKIEEKIEELKKEQESLTLRLESIKESDIFKLQKELLNIKEELRELEEQKNKKLSQINSASQKLEKERQQLIALEEELEKYKRKIKDSVKEGKLLIESIGFQRFLETLDMYLLEQGSLDILKDELSSFLSQVEIALKNYEKLSEIKKDLDGFYKELDMNRAEAQKVEEEIQNLLLQLEEVKNNLKNAISIYFEQNEVFKALDEQRTAIFQAINSCEKKGDYGRIYSTLDDIYNFHYLAISDTIRRLEFEIEVLNNQIKAKKEEIERIKSQKDDEVILSSQQKKVRDRLLQKGVPFIPFYMAVDFKDGVDEKKKAIIEDALNSLGILNALIVPEKYRDVLSDLMDDEKEMILISKPAYFSHTLNQFLEVANFDGPIELKQEVAAVIDSIFATEKDDGIYICEDGMFGSSILRGRTTTCENARFIGIENRRRYRQMLISQLEDEVQKLSVELDNKKQERNAQKNLVEKLKNERNSFPSLVDLDTAFEMIEERENHKSKLQKEIEFLEKKIRELLGRENSLKHEISVIATKLSVTATKDNFFKLSQEAQKLKSVLVNLENEVEKEKLVSRTTDSKREQIVQIEESLQNLSFDIQSLKTRWESLSLKKAEIEKRLSSDDAQKLFEDQQKAIERLDSIPKEIESFNKNLQEIVAKISRHEVLIETKALQLEKAKIEYTNSLEVLKIELSFGFVWEEENLEDESKLLEFAKEKSSFANEFKSKDLNQVFERLISAHYEAQVQLAEFGANLYLKEDEKTGYARYVWTAKKDGRLLSLYEFLERIDSEIIEKKNLITQQERELFEEVLIKDIGRRISSKIMLAQDWVKRMNALMDGMDLSGDLKFRLSWEQKKQELEDELSTAELIGLMSKDLSIATDEDKQKVVRHFRARIERAKRLQDSPDSFRSLYEVMKEILDYRQWFEFRLYYQRGTENRRELTNNAYDKFSGGEKALSIYVPLLAALCAKYQSAASFAPRIIALDEAFAGVDENNIEKMFDLIESLEFDYIMNSQILWGDYKTVPGLCIYELISDRNKGCVLKVKYIWNGYKKVLVEI is encoded by the coding sequence ATGAGCAAGGAAAATAGATGGGTGATGAACAGAGCCGGAGTTTTCAACTACTGGTACTATGACGAGGAGTATTTTGACTTTTACGATGGCAGGATGCTTATTCGTGGTGCTAATGCTTCGGGTAAATCTGTTACAATGCAAAGTTTTATTACCCTGCTTTTGGATGGCAACTACCACCCATCCAGGCTTGACTCTTTTGGGTCAAATGCGCGAAAGCTTGAAGATTATGTTCTTGGCGATCAGGGGCCGGGTCAGAAAAACGAGGCAATAGCCTATCTTTTTCTTGAGTTTAAAAAACAAAATGTATTTGTATCCGTAGGCATGGGAATAAGGGCAAAAAGAGGCACGAGCCCTGATACGTGGTATTTTGTTCTAACAGACGGAAGAAGGTTTGGAGTTGACATTTTCTTTTATGAAAAGATAGGCGACCAAAAAATTCCACTTACCAAGAAGAAGTTTGAAAACCTGATAGGAGATGGTGGTAAGGTCTTTACAAGCAGAAAGGATTATATGGAGGAAGTTAACAAGATCTTGTTTGGCTTTGAAAATATAGAGGACTTTGAAAATTTGATAGACTTGATTGTTCGAATTAGAACGCCAAAACTTTCGAGGGATATAAAACCTGATACTGTTTGCAGGATGCTGCAAGAGTCGCTTCCTGCCCTATCTGAGTCAGACTTGCGTAGCCTTTCTGACTCCATAGAAAACATGGACAAGATTCAAACAGAGCTGAAAAATCTTGAGATCATAAAAGATGTGCTGGAAAAGTTAAAAAAGGTTTATGATGAGTACAACCAGCTTCTGCTTGCGCAAAGTATACTTAGCGTGCTAGAAAAAAGCAAAGAGTATTTGAGCCTTAAAAAAGAGCTTGAAAAAGCTCAAACTGAGGTTGAGAAAAATAGAGAAGAAAAGCTTAAGATAGAAGAAAAAATAGAAGAGCTTAAAAAAGAGCAAGAGTCTTTGACATTGAGGCTTGAAAGTATAAAAGAAAGTGACATATTCAAGCTTCAAAAAGAGCTTTTAAATATAAAAGAAGAGCTCAGAGAACTTGAGGAGCAGAAAAACAAAAAGCTTTCCCAGATAAATTCAGCTTCACAAAAACTTGAAAAGGAAAGACAGCAGCTTATCGCTTTAGAAGAAGAGCTTGAAAAGTACAAAAGAAAAATAAAAGATAGCGTCAAAGAAGGCAAATTGCTAATCGAATCAATTGGTTTTCAGAGATTTTTAGAAACGCTTGATATGTATCTTCTTGAGCAGGGAAGCCTTGACATTTTAAAGGATGAGCTTTCATCTTTCTTATCTCAGGTTGAGATTGCACTTAAAAATTATGAAAAGTTAAGTGAAATCAAGAAAGATTTGGATGGCTTTTATAAAGAGCTTGATATGAACAGAGCAGAAGCACAAAAGGTGGAGGAAGAGATACAAAATCTTTTGCTTCAGCTTGAGGAAGTAAAAAATAATCTGAAGAATGCTATTTCTATTTACTTTGAACAAAATGAGGTTTTCAAAGCTTTAGATGAGCAGAGAACAGCAATTTTCCAGGCGATAAATAGTTGTGAGAAAAAAGGAGATTATGGCAGAATATATTCGACTTTAGATGATATTTATAACTTTCATTATCTTGCTATCTCAGATACAATAAGAAGGCTTGAATTTGAGATAGAAGTTTTGAATAACCAGATTAAAGCTAAGAAAGAAGAGATTGAGAGGATTAAAAGCCAGAAGGATGATGAGGTTATACTTTCATCCCAGCAAAAGAAGGTAAGAGACAGGCTTTTGCAAAAAGGGGTGCCATTTATACCTTTTTATATGGCTGTGGATTTTAAAGACGGTGTGGACGAAAAAAAGAAAGCTATCATTGAAGATGCGCTAAATTCTCTTGGTATTTTGAATGCTTTGATTGTGCCAGAAAAGTACAGAGATGTTCTTTCGGACCTTATGGATGATGAAAAAGAAATGATTTTAATTTCAAAACCTGCGTATTTTTCACACACGCTAAACCAGTTTTTAGAGGTTGCCAACTTTGACGGACCTATTGAGCTAAAACAGGAAGTGGCAGCTGTGATTGACAGCATTTTTGCTACCGAAAAAGATGATGGTATTTACATCTGCGAGGATGGAATGTTTGGCAGTAGCATTTTAAGAGGCAGAACAACCACATGCGAAAATGCAAGGTTTATTGGCATTGAAAATAGAAGAAGGTACAGGCAGATGCTAATATCACAGCTTGAAGATGAAGTGCAGAAGCTTTCAGTTGAATTAGATAACAAAAAACAGGAAAGAAATGCACAGAAAAATTTGGTTGAGAAGCTAAAAAACGAGAGAAACAGCTTTCCTTCATTGGTTGACCTTGACACTGCGTTTGAGATGATTGAGGAGAGAGAAAACCACAAATCAAAACTTCAAAAAGAGATAGAGTTTTTAGAAAAGAAGATAAGAGAGCTTTTGGGAAGAGAAAATAGTTTAAAGCATGAGATTTCTGTCATTGCAACAAAACTTTCTGTCACAGCTACGAAGGATAATTTTTTTAAGCTAAGCCAAGAAGCTCAAAAACTTAAAAGTGTACTTGTTAATTTAGAAAACGAGGTTGAAAAAGAAAAATTAGTTTCAAGGACAACAGATTCAAAAAGAGAACAAATTGTACAAATAGAAGAAAGTCTGCAGAATTTAAGTTTTGACATTCAGAGTCTAAAAACAAGGTGGGAAAGCTTAAGTTTAAAGAAAGCTGAAATTGAAAAAAGGCTTTCAAGCGATGATGCTCAAAAGCTTTTTGAAGACCAGCAAAAGGCAATTGAGCGTCTTGATAGTATTCCTAAGGAGATAGAGAGCTTTAACAAAAATCTTCAGGAGATAGTTGCAAAAATTTCGCGACATGAAGTGCTGATTGAGACAAAAGCTTTGCAGCTTGAAAAAGCCAAAATAGAGTACACAAATAGCCTTGAAGTGTTGAAGATTGAACTTTCTTTTGGTTTTGTATGGGAGGAAGAAAATCTTGAGGATGAGAGCAAACTTTTAGAGTTTGCAAAGGAAAAAAGTAGCTTTGCTAATGAATTTAAATCCAAGGATTTGAACCAGGTTTTTGAAAGGCTCATTTCTGCACACTATGAAGCTCAAGTGCAGCTTGCAGAGTTTGGAGCAAATCTTTACCTCAAAGAGGATGAAAAAACGGGATATGCAAGATATGTGTGGACAGCAAAGAAGGACGGAAGATTGCTTTCACTTTATGAATTTTTAGAGAGAATAGATTCTGAAATAATCGAGAAGAAAAATCTTATCACCCAGCAGGAAAGAGAGCTTTTTGAAGAGGTTTTGATAAAAGACATTGGACGGAGAATCTCAAGTAAGATAATGCTTGCACAGGACTGGGTAAAGAGAATGAATGCGCTGATGGACGGCATGGACTTGTCAGGTGATCTTAAGTTCAGACTTTCGTGGGAGCAGAAAAAGCAGGAACTTGAAGATGAGCTTTCAACTGCGGAGTTGATAGGACTCATGAGCAAAGACTTGTCTATTGCAACTGATGAAGACAAACAAAAGGTTGTGAGACACTTCAGGGCACGTATTGAAAGGGCAAAAAGACTTCAGGACTCACCCGACAGTTTTCGAAGTCTTTATGAGGTAATGAAAGAGATTTTGGATTACAGGCAGTGGTTTGAGTTCAGGCTCTATTATCAAAGAGGTACGGAAAACAGAAGAGAGCTTACAAACAACGCATACGACAAGTTTTCTGGGGGCGAAAAAGCACTTTCCATTTATGTTCCTCTTTTGGCAGCGCTATGTGCAAAGTACCAGAGCGCTGCAAGCTTTGCACCGCGCATAATTGCGCTTGATGAGGCGTTTGCCGGCGTTGATGAGAACAACATTGAAAAGATGTTTGACCTGATAGAAAGTTTGGAGTTTGACTATATCATGAACTCTCAGATTCTGTGGGGAGATTACAAAACAGTGCCAGGACTTTGCATTTATGAACTTATTTCAGACCGAAACAAAGGCTGTGTTCTCAAAGTAAAATACATCTGGAACGGGTACAAGAAGGTGTTGGTGGAGATATGA